One part of the Homo sapiens chromosome 19, GRCh38.p14 Primary Assembly genome encodes these proteins:
- the PRR12 gene encoding proline-rich protein 12, whose translation MDRNYPSAGFGDPLGAGAGWSYERSAKASLVYGSSRTSHPETDILHRQAYAAPHPLQSYATNHHPAGLSGLFDTGLHHAGSAGPDASVMNLISALESRGPQPGPSASSLLSQFRSPSWQTAMHTPGPTELFISGALPGSSTFPSSSALSAYQHPASFGSRPFPVPSSLSLQDPPFSPPANGLLSPHDVLHLKPSQAPTVPSSLGFERLAGGGVLGPAGLGPAQTPPYRPGPPDPPPPPRHLPTQFNLLASSSAAAAAAEQSSPQLYNFSGAAPGPPPPERALPRQDTVIKHYQRPASAQPPPPPPPAHALQHYLSCGGSYPSMGHRANLACSPLGGGEPSPGAGEPSKAGPSGATAGASGRATGPEAAGGGGAGGGGGGYRPIIQSPGYKTGKGGYGAAAGGATRPPPPRSTATPKCQSLGGPAAAYATGKASGAGGAGGQAYSPGQPQGLLGPQAYGQGFGGGQAQDLSKAPSYSGGPPQPPSGPPPPGLATCQSYSPDQLQGQLYGVQGEPYPGPAAHSQGLPTASPSLSYSTGHSPALSGHGGGWGPSSLGGGGEASPSHIIRPLQSPPATGRPPGVGSPGAPGKYLSSVLASAPFLAPPGAGSYAAGAGGYKGKGDGSELLAGPGGPPAERTEDEEFLIQHLLQAPSPPRTSGADGLVGEDGAADASKGLGGSGGAGGPPGTPYELAKEDPQRYHLQSVIRTSASLDEGATAALELGLGRLKEKKKGPERGGETPEGLATSVVHYGAGAKELGAFLQKSPPPPPPTAQSTQPTPHGLLLEAGGPDLPLVLPPPPPQLLPSVLSHAPSPSPSASKVGVHLLEPATRDGAPQPPPPPPPPPPPMPLQLEAHLRSHGLEPAAPSPRLRPEESLDPPGAMQELLGALEPLPPAPGDTGVGPPNSEGKDPAGAYRSPSPQGTKAPRFVPLTSICFPDSLLQDEERSFFPTMEEMFGGGAADDYGKAGPPEDEGDPKAGAGPPPGPPAYDPYGPYCPGRASGAGPETPGLGLDPNKPPELPSTVNAEPLGLIQSGPHQAAPPPPPPPPPPPAPASEPKGGLTSPIFCSTKPKKLLKTSSFHLLRRRDPPFQTPKKLYAQEYEFEADEDKADVPADIRLNPRRLPDLVSSCRSRPALSPLGDIDFCPPNPGPDGPRRRGRKPTKAKRDGPPRPRGRPRIRPLEVPTTAGPASASTPTDGAKKPRGRGRGRGRKAEEAGGTRLEPLKPLKIKLSVPKAGEGLGTSSGDAISGTDHNSLDSSLTREKIEAKIKEVEEKQPEMKSGFMASFLDFLKSGKRHPPLYQAGLTPPLSPPKSVPPSVPARGLQPQPPATPAVPHPPPSGAFGLGGALEAAESEGLGLGCPSPCKRLDEELKRNLETLPSFSSDEEDSVAKNRDLQESISSAISALDDPPLAGPKDTSTPDGPPLAPAAAVPGPPPLPGLPSANSNGTPEPPLLEEKPPPTPPPAPTPQPQPPPPPPPPQPALPSPPPLVAPTPSSPPPPPLPPPPPPAMPSPPPPPPPAAAPLAAPPEEPAAPSPEDPELPDTRPLHLAKKQETAAVCGETDEEAGESGGEGIFRERDEFVIRAEDIPSLKLALQTGREPPPIWRVQKALLQKFTPEIKDGQRQFCATSNYLGYFGDAKNRYQRLYVKFLENVNKKDYVRVCARKPWHRPPVPVRRSGQAKNPVSAGGSSAPPPKAPAPPPKPETPEKTTSEKPPEQTPETAMPEPPAPEKPSLLRPVEKEKEKEKVTRGERPLRGERATSGRQTRPERSLATGQPATSRLPKARPTKVKAEPPPKKRKKWLKEAGGNATAGGGPPGSSSDSESSPGAPSEDERAVPGRLLKTRAMREMYRSYVEMLVSTALDPDMIQALEDTHDELYLPPMRKIDGLLNEHKKKVLKRLSLSPALQDALHTFPQLQVEQSGEGSPEEGAVRLRPAGEPYNRKTLSKLKRSVVRAQEFKVELEKSGYYTLYHSLHHYKYHTFLRCRDQTLAIEGGAEDLGQEEVVQQCMRNQPWLEQLFDSFSDLLAQAQAHSRCG comes from the exons GCCTCTCTGGACTCTTCGACACTGGCCTCCACCACGCGGGCTCAGCAGGGCCCGACGCCTCCGTCATGAACCTTATCTCGGCCCTGGAATCCCGGGGCCCCCAGCCTGGCCCCTCcgcctcctctctcctctcccagtTCCGCAGTCCTTCCTGGCAAACAG CCATGCACACGCCAGGCCCCACGGAGCTCTTCATCTCGGGTGCCCTGCCGGGTTCCAGCACCTTTCCGTCCTCATCTGCCCTGTCGGCTTACCAACACCCGGCTTCCTTCGGCAGCCGCCCCTTCCCAGTGCCctcgtccctcagcctccaggacCCCCCATTCAGCCCTCCAGCTAACGGGCTCCTGTCCCCTCATGACGTGCTGCACCTGAAGCCCTCGCAGGCACCCACGGTGCCCTCTTCACTGGGCTTCGAGCGCCTGGCAGGGGGCGGTGTCTTGGGGCCAGCTGGTCTCGGTCCAGCCCAGACCCCCCCTTACCGCCCTGGCCCCCCAgacccaccaccacctcctcgcCACCTCCCAACTCAGTTCAACCTGCTGGCTTCCTCttccgctgccgccgccgctgccgaGCAGTCCTCCCCACAGCTCTATAACTTCTCGGGTGCTGCCCCGGGCCCACCGCCGCCTGAGCGGGCCCTGCCACGCCAGGACACGGTCATCAAGCACTACCAGCGGCCAGCCAGTGCCCAGCCCCCACCACCCCCGCCACCAGCCCATGCGCTCCAGCACTATCTGAGCTGTGGAGGCAGCTACCCCTCCATGGGCCACCGGGCCAACCTGGCCTGCAGCCCCCTGGGTGGTGGGGAGCCCTCCCCGGGTGCTGGGGAGCCTAGCAAGGCTGGTCCCAGCGGAGCCACGGCTGGGGCATCTGGCCGGGCCACGGGCCCTGAGGCAGCAGGGGgcggtggggctgggggtggtggtggaggttACCGCCCCATCATTCAGTCGCCTGGGTACAAGACGGGCAAAGGTGGTTATGGAGCAGCTGCCGGGGGTGCCACCAGGCCCCCCCCACCCCGTTCGACCGCCACCCCCAAATGTCAGAGCCTGGGTGGGCCAGCAGCCGCCTATGCCACTGGGAAGGCCTCTGGGGCTGGAGGGGCAGGGGGCCAGGCTTATTCCCCCGGTCAGCCTCAAGGGCTTCTGGGACCCCAGGCCTACGGGCAAGGGTTTGGAGGGGGGCAGGCACAGGACTTGAGCAAAgcccccagctactcagggggcccCCCACAGCCCCCCAGCGGCCCCCCTCCTCCTGGCCTGGCCACATGTCAGAGCTACTCCCCGGACCAGCTGCAGGGGCAGCTGTATGGGGTGCAGGGCGAGCCATACCCAGGGCCAGCCGCCCACTCCCAGGGGCTGCCCACAGCCAGCCCCTCGCTCAGCTACAGTACCGGCCATTCCCCAGCGCTCTCGGGCCATGGGGGTGGCTGGGGACCCAGCTCCCTGGGAGGCGGCGGTGAGGCCAGCCCATCTCACATCATTCGTCCGCTCCAGTCACCGCCTGCCACCGGCCGTCCACCTGGAGTCGGCTCTCCAGGAGCCCCTGGCAAATACCTGAGCTCAGTCTTGGCCTCAGCGCCTTTCCTGGCACCTCCGGGAGCTGGCAGCTATGCAGCCGGAGCAGGTGGCTACAAGGGCAAGGGGGATGGCTCGGAGCTGCTGGCGGGCCCAGGTGGGCCTCCTGCGGAGCGCACAGAGGATGAGGAGTTCCTTATCCAGCACCTCTTGCAGGCGCCCAGCCCTCCTCGGACCTCAGGGGCGGACGGCTTGGTGGGCGAGGACGGGGCAGCAGATGCCTCTAAGGGACTTGGGGGGAGTGGCGGGGCCGGGGGACCACCGGGTACACCCTACGAGTTGGCCAAGGAAGACCCCCAGAGGTACCACCTGCAGAGTGTCATCCGCACCAGTGCCAGCCTGGATGAGGGTGCCACTGCGGCActggagctgggcctggggaggctgaaggagaagaagaaagggccAGAGCGGGGTGGCGAGACCCCCGAGGGGCTGGCCACCTCTGTTGTCCACTACGGGGCAGGCGCCAAGGAGCTGGGGGCCTTCTTGCAAAAGAGCCCTCCGCCCCCACCTCCCACGGCCCAGTCTACCCAGCCCACTCCCCATGGCCTCCTTCTGGAGGCCGGGGGCCCTGACCTCCCACTGGTGCTGCCTCCGCCTCCCCCCCAGCTGCTCCCCTCGGTCCTCAGCCATGCCCCCAGTCCCTCTCCCAGCGCCTCCAAAGTCGGCGTCCACCTCCTTGAGCCAGCCACCCGCGATGGGGCACCCCAGCCACCTCCACCGCCACCCCCGCCTCCACCACCCATGCCCCTGCAGCTCGAGGCCCACCTCCGCAGCCATGGCCTGGAGCCCGCGGCCCCCAGCCCCCGCCTGCGACCCGAGGAGAGCCTGGATCCGCCAGGCGCCATGCAGGAATTGCTCGGGGCTCTGGAGCCGCTGCCCCCGGCGCCTGGGGATACTGGCGTAGGCCCACCAAACTCGGAGGGCAAGGATCCCGCAGGCGCCTACCGCAGCCCCAGCCCGCAAGGCACCAAGGCGCCGCGTTTCGTGCCGCTCACCTCCATCTGCTTCCCTGACTCCTTGCTCCAAGACGAGGAGCGCAGCTTCTTCCCCACCATGGAGGAGATGTTCGGTGGAGGGGCCGCGGACGACTACGGCAAGGCCGGGCCACCTGAGGACGAGGGGGACCCCAAGGCTGGCGCTGGGCCACCCCCCGGCCCCCCTGCTTATGATCCCTATGGGCCCTACTGTCCTGGCCGGGCGTCGGGAGCCGGGCCCGAGACACCGGGCCTGGGCCTGGACCCCAACAAACCGCCTGAACTGCCCTCCACGGTCAACGCCGAGCCGCTGGGCCTGATCCAGAGTGGCCCCCACCAGGCGGCGCCACCACCCCCGCCTCCGCCACCGCCGCCTCCCGCGCCGGCCTCCGAACCCAAGGGTGGCCTCACCTCGCCCATCTTCTGCTCTACCAAGCCAAAGAAGCTgctcaagacatcctccttcCACCTGCTGCGGCGCCGCGACCCACCCTTCCAGACCCCCAAGAAGCTGTACGCCCAGGAGTACGAGTTCGAGGCGGACGAGGACAAGGCCGATGTTCCCGCCGACATCCGCCTCAACCCCCGGCGCTTGCCTGACCTGGTCTCCAGCTGCCGCTCCCGTCCGGCCCTCTCGCCACTGGGGGACATCGACTTCTGCCCACCCAACCCAGGACCCGATGGCCCCCGGCGCCGTGGCCGCAAGCCCACGAAGGCGAAACGTGATGGGCCACCCCGGCCACGGGGGAGGCCCCGGATCCGCCCCCTGGAGGTCCCGACCACTGCggggcccgcctcggcctccacgCCCACCGATGGCGCCAAGAAACCCCGGGGCCGGGGCCGAGGCCGGGGTCGAAAGGCTGAGGAGGCAGGGGGCACCCGGTTGGAGCCCCTGAAGCCACTTAAG ATCAAGCTGTCTGTGCCCAAGGCTGGCGAGGGTCTGGGAACCTCATCGGGTGATGCCATATCAGGCACTGACCACAACAGCCTGGACTCGAGCCTGACTCGGGAGAAGATCGAGGCCAAGATTAAGGAGGTGGAGGAGAAGCAGCCGGAGATGAAGTCGGGTTTCATGGCCTCCTTCTTGGACTTCCTCAAGTCAGGCAAGCGCCACCCACCACTCTACCAGGCGGGCCTGACGCCTCCGCTCAGCCCTCCCAAGAGTGTGCCACCCTCTGTGCCAGCCCGAggcctgcagccccagccccctgccacccCTGCTGTGCCACATCCCCCACCTTCCGGAGCCTTTGGGCTTGGGGGCGccctggaggctgcagagagtgAGGGTCTGGGGCTTGGCTGCCCTTCACCCTGCAAGCGGCTTGATGAGGAGCTGAAGCGGAACCTCGAGACGCTGCCCTCCTTCTCCTCGGATGAGGAAGACTCTGTCGCCAAGAACCGAGACCTGCAGGAGAGCATCTCCTCCGCCATCTCTGCCCTCGATGACCCACCCCTTGCTGGGCCAAAAGACACTTCCACCCCAGATGGGCCGCCCTTGGCCCCCGCGGCTGCAGTTCCAGGGCCACCCCCTCTTCCGGGGCTCCCCAGTGCCAACAGCAATGGCACTCCCG AGCCCCCGCTGCTGGAGGAGAAACCCCCACCCACTCCACCTCCTGCCCCGactcctcagcctcagcctccgccACCCCCTCCGCCGCCACAGCCAGCCCTGCCCTCGCCACCCCCGCTGGTGGCCCCCACGCCCAGCTCACCACCGCcaccgccgctgccgccgccaccTCCACCAGCCATGCCCTCgcctccaccaccacccccaccagccGCTGCCCCACTGGCTGCTCCTCCTGAGGAGCCCGCCGCCCCGTCTCCCGAAGACCCCGAGCTGCCGGACACCCGGCCCCTGCATCTGGCCAAAAAGCAGGAGACGGCGGCAGTGTGTGGGGAGACGGACGAGGAGGCCGGCGAGAGTGGCGGAGAGGGCATCTTCCGGGAACGGGACGAGTTCGTCATCCGTGCTGAGGACATCCCTTCCCTCAAG CTGGCGTTGCAGACGGGGCGTGAACCCCCACCCATCTGGCGAGTCCAGAAGGCCCTTCTGCAGAAATTCACTCCGGAGATCAAGGACGGCCAGAGGCAGTTTTGTGCCACCAGTAAT TATTTGGGGTATTTTGGGGATGCAAAAAATCGGTACCAGCGCCTCTATGTAAAGTTCCTGGAAAATGTCAATAAGAAGGACTACGTGAGGGTCTGTGCTCGGAAACCCTGGCATCGGCCCCCAGTGCCAGTCAG ACGCTCTGGGCAGGCCAAGAACCCCGTATCTGCTGGGGGTAGCTCTGCACCTCCCCCTAAGGCCCCAGCACCACCTCCCAAGCCTGAGACCCCTGAAAAGACGACATCTGAGAAGCCCCCAGAGCAGACTCCTGAGACGGCCATGCCTGAGCCCCCTGCCCCCGAGAAGCCCTCCCTCCTGCGGCCTgttgagaaggaaaaggagaaggagaaggtgaCACGTGGAGAGCGGCCATTGCGGGGTGAGCGGGCCACCAGCGGACGGCAGACACGGCCAGAGCGGAGTCTCGCCACGGGACAACCTGCCACATCCCGGCTGCCCAAAGCCCGGCCTACCAAGGTGAAGGCTGAACCGCCCcctaagaagaggaagaaatggctGAAGGAGGCAGGCGGCAACGCTACAGCAGGCGGGGGCCCACCAGGCAGCTCCTCGGACTCGGAGTCCTCCCCTGGAGCCCCCAGCGAGGACG AGCGGGCAGTACCTGGGCGTCTGCTCAAAACCAGGGCGATGCGGGAGATGTACCGGAGCTACGTGGAGATGTTGGTGAGCACAGCACTTGACCCAGACATGATCCAGGCCCTGGAGGACACGCATG ACGAGCTGTACCTGCCCCCCATGCGGAAGATAGACGGCCTGCTGAATGAGCACAAGAAGAAAGTCCTGAAGCGGCTGTCGCTAAGCCCAGCCCTGCAG GATGCTCTGCACACGTTCCCACAGCTGCAAGTGGAGCAGAGTGGGGAGGGCTCTCCGGAAGAGGGGGCTGTGCGGCTGCGGCCTGCTGGGGAACCCTACAACCGCAAGACGCTCAGCAAGCTCAAGAGGAGCGTGGTCAGAGCCCAG gagttcaaggttgagCTGGAAAAGTCGGGATACTATACACTCTACCATTCGCTCCACCACTATAAATACCACACCTTCCTGCGCTGCCGGGACCAG ACCCTGGCCATCGAGGGCGGCGCCGAGGACCTGGGCCAGGAGGAGGTGGTCCAGCAGTGCATGCGGAACCAGCCGTGGCTGGAACAGCTCTTTGACTCCTTCAGTGACCTGCTGGCCCAAGCACAGGCCCACAGCCGCTGCGGGTGA
- the RRAS gene encoding ras-related protein R-Ras produces MSSGAASGTGRGRPRGGGPGPGDPPPSETHKLVVVGGGGVGKSALTIQFIQSYFVSDYDPTIEDSYTKICSVDGIPARLDILDTAGQEEFGAMREQYMRAGHGFLLVFAINDRQSFNEVGKLFTQILRVKDRDDFPVVLVGNKADLESQRQVPRSEASAFGASHHVAYFEASAKLRLNVDEAFEQLVRAVRKYQEQELPPSPPSAPRKKGGGCPCVLL; encoded by the exons ATGAGCAGCGGGGCGGCGTCCGGGACAGGGCGGGGGCGGCCCCGGGGCGGGGGACCTGGGCCCGGGGACCCCCCGCCCAGCGAGACACACAAGCTGGTGGTCGTGGGCGGCGGCGGCGTGGGCAAGAGCGCGCTGACCATCCAGTTCATCCAG TCCTACTTCGTGTCTGACTACGACCCCACTATTGAGGACTCCTACACGAAGATCTGCAGTGTGGATGGCATCCCAGCCCGGCTGGACA TCCTGGACACCGCGGGCCAGGAAGAGTTCGGGGCCATGAGAGAGCAGTACATGCGTGCTGGCCACGGCTTCCTGCTGGTGTTCGCCATTAACGACCGGCAGAG TTTCAACGAGGTGGGCAAGCTCTTCACGCAGATTCTGCGGGTCAAGGACCGCGACGACTTCCCCGTTGTGTTGGTCGGGAACAAGGCAGATCTGGAGTCACAGCGCCAG GTCCCCCGATCAGAAGCCTCTGCCTTCGGCGCCTCCCACCACGTGGCCTACTTTGAGGCCTCGGCCAAACTGCGTCTCAACGTGGACGAGGCTTTTGAGCAGCTGGTGCGGGCTGTCCG GAAATACCAGGAACAAGAGCTCCCACCGAGCCCTCCCAGTGCCCCCAGGAAGAAGGGCGGGGGCTGCCCCTGCGTCCTCCTGTAG